A part of Polynucleobacter sp. MG-Unter2-18 genomic DNA contains:
- a CDS encoding SEL1-like repeat protein: MEFLIIIALAGIAFYYFKKAKKTPPIQKTTKDFKIGSNYAFGKGSPGIDKLSAEVFTEQAGKGDIEAHAALGNMYGLGIHFQKDVEQSVKHYQIASDAGHATATYELFGCYLEGAGVPKDEQKAIELLKKAAEMGEPSAQAVMGIFISGGVHGFTQDQTEALHWFMKAAQGGSAHGQLRLADAYIAGELIQPNYEKAFEYYKKAADQDMLAACERLGIFYQTDAYNEKNAAEAFKWNMKGATLGSPKCAYFAGAALLFGDGVELNYEHARTVLEVAAESDYADAQYLYGMMLDRALGGDRDQLKAIEWLGKSADQGNEKALAELHQMREDIDRSLDGITGISR, from the coding sequence ATGGAGTTTCTGATAATCATTGCCTTAGCTGGTATCGCTTTTTATTATTTTAAAAAAGCGAAAAAAACACCGCCAATTCAAAAAACCACCAAAGACTTCAAAATTGGTAGTAACTATGCATTTGGTAAAGGTAGCCCAGGCATTGATAAATTATCAGCAGAGGTATTTACGGAGCAGGCTGGCAAAGGTGACATTGAAGCCCATGCAGCGTTGGGGAATATGTATGGGCTTGGCATTCACTTCCAAAAGGATGTTGAGCAATCAGTCAAGCATTACCAAATTGCCTCCGATGCTGGTCATGCAACTGCAACATACGAATTGTTTGGTTGCTACCTTGAAGGTGCTGGTGTGCCAAAAGATGAGCAAAAAGCCATTGAGCTATTAAAGAAAGCTGCCGAAATGGGGGAGCCATCAGCACAGGCAGTTATGGGTATATTTATTAGCGGAGGTGTGCATGGCTTTACGCAAGATCAAACAGAGGCTTTGCATTGGTTTATGAAGGCTGCCCAAGGAGGTTCTGCACACGGACAACTGAGGCTGGCTGATGCCTACATTGCTGGAGAGCTTATTCAGCCAAATTATGAAAAAGCATTTGAGTATTACAAAAAAGCGGCAGACCAGGATATGTTGGCAGCCTGTGAGCGATTGGGTATTTTTTATCAAACAGATGCTTACAACGAAAAAAATGCGGCTGAGGCATTTAAGTGGAATATGAAGGGTGCGACTCTTGGCTCACCCAAGTGTGCCTATTTTGCGGGGGCAGCTCTTTTATTTGGTGATGGTGTCGAGCTAAATTACGAACACGCAAGAACTGTTCTAGAAGTGGCAGCAGAATCTGATTACGCAGATGCTCAATACCTTTATGGAATGATGCTTGATCGTGCTTTAGGTGGTGATAGAGATCAGCTGAAAGCGATCGAATGGCTAGGCAAGTCGGCTGACCAGGGAAATGAAAAAGCTTTGGCAGAACTCCATCAGATGCGTGAAGATATTGATAGATCACTGGATGGGATCACTGGGATTTCGAGGTAA